ATCAATTAAGAGAATATCGGGATCTACATTTATTGCTACTGTAAATCCAAGCCTGATATACATTCCAGAAGAATAGTTTTTAACAGGTGTATCTATGAACCTCTCTAAACCTGAAAATTTTACAATGTCATCAAATCTCTCTTCAATATTTTTTCGAGGAATTCCCAGAAGTGAAGCATTTAAAAAGATGTTTTCTCTTCCAGTTAAATCAGGATGAAAACCTGTACCAAGTTCAAGTAAAGCAGAAAGAGAACCATTAACATTTATAGTTCCTTCTGTTGGTTGAATTATCCCTGCAATTAACTTTAGAATAGTACTTTTTCCTGAGCCATTTGGTCCAATTATTCCAAATGTTTCACCCTTTTTTACTTTAAAAGAAACATTGTCTAAAGCGATGAAATCTTCATAAGTTGATCTTTTTCTATGAATTATTGTTTCCTTTAAACTGGGGTTTATATCGTGATAGATTCTAAATTTCTTTGTAACCGAATCAAAAACTATTGCATTGTCATTACTTTTTAA
The DNA window shown above is from Actinomycetota bacterium and carries:
- a CDS encoding ABC transporter ATP-binding protein, yielding MVGLKSNDNAIVFDSVTKKFRIYHDINPSLKETIIHRKRSTYEDFIALDNVSFKVKKGETFGIIGPNGSGKSTILKLIAGIIQPTEGTINVNGSLSALLELGTGFHPDLTGRENIFLNASLLGIPRKNIEERFDDIVKFSGLERFIDTPVKNYSSGMYIRLGFTVAINVDPDILLID